A window of Melopsittacus undulatus isolate bMelUnd1 chromosome 2, bMelUnd1.mat.Z, whole genome shotgun sequence contains these coding sequences:
- the GPR15 gene encoding G-protein coupled receptor 15, translated as MRTAWPEMELTQFSPVTTVTFSYNYYYYYYDDNCPYQNLQHMSTFLPILYTALFLVGIVGNSILIAALVFKRRVQRLIDIFIINLAASDFIFLITLPLWVDKEASDGSWRVGAFLCKTSSYVISVNMYCSILLLTCMSADRYLAIMHPSIARRLRTRSYCSGLCICVWLLSCCLGMPTLLSRELKKHYGKTYCTDKAMTEAKQIMSLMLLILAFFLPLLSILTFYCSITKRLCVHYQRTGKHDKKLRKSIKIVSIVVAAFVISWVPFNLFKLMAILLGLMKQTDCFPDMVAQLGMKVSSPFAFANSCANPFIYYFFDNYIRRAMLRCLCPWVKSKSSGSNLDTQDTRLSHSLSNFIAGENAARKRKRSVSL; from the coding sequence ATGAGGACAGCTTGGCCAGAAATGGAACTCACCCAGTTTTCCCCCGTGACTACAGTCACTTTCAGCTacaactactactactactactatgATGACAACTGCCCATATCAGAACCTGCAACATATGTCTACTTTTCTCCCTATCCTGTACACTGCTCTATTCCTGGTGGGCATTGTGGGCAACTCCATCCTGATAGCAGCCTTGGTCTTCAAGCGACGGGTCCAGAGGCTGATTGACATCTTTATCATCAACCTTGCTGCATCTGACTTCATCTTCCTCATTACACTTCCGCTCTGGGTGGACAAGGAGGCATCAGACGGGAGCTGGAGGGTAGGAGCTTTCCTCTGTAAAACTAGTTCCTATGTCATCTCAGTTAACATGTactgcagcatcctcctcctcacttGTATGAGTGCTGACCGGTACCTTGCTATCATGCATCCCTCTATTGCTAGACGGCTCAGAACAAGATCCTATTGCAGTGGACTCTGCATCTGTGTCTGGTTATTATCCTGCTGCTTAGGAATGCCAACCCTTTTGTCCAGAGAACTGAAGAAGCACTATGGAAAGACTTACTGCACAGACAAAGCCATGACAGAAGCCAAGCAGATTATGTCACTGATGCTTTTAATCCTGGCCTTCTTCTTACCACTGTTGAGTATCTTAACCTTTTACTGCTCCATAACCAAAAGACTCTGTGTGCATTATCAGAGAACTGGTAAACATGATAAGAAACTCAGAAAATCCATCAAGATTGTCTCCATTGTAGTAGCAGCTTTTGTTATCTCCTGGGTTCCCTTCAATCTTTTCAAGCTTATGGCCATCCTTTTGGGACTCATGAAGCAGACTGATTGTTTTCCTGACATGGTTGCCCAGCTGGGTATGAAGGTGAGCAGCCCTTTTGCTTTTGCCAATAGCTGTGCCAACCCTTTCATTTACTATTTCTTTGACAACTACATCCGCAGAGCCATGCTTCGGTGCCTCTGCCCATGGGTGAAAAGCAAGAGCAGCGGCAGCAACCTGGATACTCAGGACACTCGCCTGAGCCACTCCTTATCCAATTTCATTGCCGGGGAGAATGCCGCTAGGAAGAGGAAGCGCTCTGTGTCCCTCTGA